From one Conexibacter woesei Iso977N genomic stretch:
- a CDS encoding phosphatase PAP2 family protein, which produces MSFRRPRTPLTLALLGAILLALTGVLAKLVPITRSGDVRTLNGFLELNRPRLTPALDHIAHLADPAPYALCGLILALIALARGRWRVALGLPLVFLATGFTAESLKHLLASQRFDEWMGHSQISAASWPSGHSTAAMTMALCAVIAVPPRARPTVAALGGAFAVAVAYAILALGWHFPSDVFGGYLVAATYVLLFVGVIAWTEQRWPSRRRAEAATRPADALPALGVAMLAAGAAIGLALARPEQLVGYAASHTTFVVGAVGIAVLAVALAATMVAGFRGGSGSARPAR; this is translated from the coding sequence ATGTCCTTCCGCCGGCCCCGGACTCCCCTCACGCTCGCCCTTCTCGGGGCGATCCTGCTCGCCCTCACCGGCGTGCTCGCCAAGCTCGTCCCGATCACCAGGAGCGGCGACGTCCGGACGCTCAACGGCTTCCTGGAGCTCAACCGCCCGCGCCTGACGCCCGCGCTGGACCACATCGCGCACCTCGCCGACCCGGCGCCGTACGCGCTCTGCGGGCTGATCCTCGCGCTGATCGCGCTCGCCCGTGGGCGCTGGCGCGTCGCGCTCGGCCTGCCGCTCGTCTTCCTCGCGACCGGCTTCACCGCCGAGTCGCTCAAGCACCTGCTCGCCTCGCAGCGCTTCGACGAGTGGATGGGGCACTCCCAGATCTCCGCCGCGTCGTGGCCCTCAGGCCACTCGACCGCCGCGATGACGATGGCGCTCTGCGCCGTGATCGCGGTCCCGCCGCGCGCCCGCCCGACGGTCGCCGCGCTCGGCGGCGCGTTCGCGGTCGCGGTGGCCTACGCGATCCTCGCGCTCGGCTGGCACTTCCCGTCCGACGTCTTCGGCGGCTACCTCGTCGCGGCGACCTACGTCCTGCTGTTCGTCGGCGTGATCGCCTGGACCGAGCAGCGCTGGCCGTCGCGCCGCAGGGCGGAGGCGGCGACGCGGCCGGCCGACGCGCTCCCGGCGCTCGGCGTCGCGATGCTCGCCGCGGGCGCCGCGATCGGCCTCGCGCTCGCGCGCCCGGAGCAGCTGGTCGGCTACGCGGCGTCGCACACGACGTTCGTCGTCGGCGCCGTCGGGATCGCGGTGCTCGCGGTCGCGCTGGCCGCGACGATGGTCGCGGGCTTCCGCGGCGGCAGCGGCAGCGCCCGTCCCGCGCGCTAG
- a CDS encoding PRC-barrel domain-containing protein yields the protein MDHGAGVVPALYEGPLRDRDGLLVGRVDDVLYDAETNRAAWVVVRLGGDADGARRALAPARGLRFVAGGGGCALACTAADVHACPAGLDVATAAQHYGVRRFLRGDAAAFTTTGRTVVSDGTAHASYALAG from the coding sequence ATGGATCATGGCGCCGGTGTCGTCCCCGCCCTCTACGAGGGGCCGTTGCGCGATCGCGACGGGCTGCTGGTGGGCCGGGTCGACGACGTCCTCTACGACGCGGAGACCAACCGTGCGGCCTGGGTCGTCGTCCGCCTCGGCGGCGATGCCGACGGCGCCCGCCGTGCCCTCGCCCCCGCGCGCGGCCTGCGGTTCGTGGCGGGCGGCGGCGGCTGCGCGCTGGCCTGCACCGCGGCCGATGTGCACGCCTGTCCCGCGGGGCTCGACGTGGCGACGGCCGCCCAGCACTACGGCGTCCGGCGCTTCCTGCGCGGCGACGCCGCGGCCTTCACGACCACGGGCCGCACCGTCGTCTCCGACGGCACGGCCCATGCGTCGTACGCGCTTGCGGGCTAG
- a CDS encoding energy-coupling factor transporter transmembrane component T, with amino-acid sequence MRYVRRASPLHAARAVAGGAWCAALAVAALAAQSPLVLVGLALLVVLGAVGAGVGREVGRIVAWMVPWAVVIAVINMLVVRQGFTILARLGEVPPFGQVDLTLEALVYGLLFGLRLLVVAAAFCLFSAAVDPDDLLRVLRRASVRSALAATLATRLVPVLAADAARVSEARRCRADGGGEGAVARVAVLRAVASNALDRALDVAATLEVRGYGSARRGGSGGPPWSRHDRAFLTSAVVLVALTVAARVWGWAEYGTYPELHAPGGAGEAWALLVAYAVVALLPFADRRGIGG; translated from the coding sequence ATGAGGTACGTGCGGCGCGCCAGCCCGTTGCATGCCGCACGCGCGGTGGCGGGTGGGGCGTGGTGTGCCGCGCTGGCGGTGGCCGCGCTGGCCGCGCAGTCGCCGCTCGTCCTGGTGGGGTTGGCGTTGTTGGTGGTGTTGGGCGCGGTCGGCGCGGGCGTCGGGCGCGAGGTCGGCAGGATCGTCGCGTGGATGGTCCCGTGGGCCGTCGTCATCGCGGTCATCAACATGCTCGTCGTGCGGCAGGGGTTCACGATCCTCGCGCGGCTCGGCGAGGTGCCGCCGTTCGGGCAGGTCGACCTGACCCTGGAAGCGTTGGTGTACGGGTTGCTCTTCGGCCTGCGGCTGCTGGTCGTGGCCGCGGCGTTCTGCCTGTTCTCGGCGGCCGTCGACCCGGACGACCTGCTGCGCGTCCTGCGCCGCGCGTCGGTCCGCAGCGCGCTGGCGGCGACGCTCGCGACGCGGCTGGTCCCGGTGCTGGCGGCCGACGCCGCGCGGGTCTCCGAGGCGCGGCGCTGCCGGGCCGACGGCGGCGGCGAGGGCGCGGTCGCGCGGGTCGCGGTGCTGCGGGCGGTGGCGTCCAACGCGCTGGACCGTGCCCTGGACGTGGCCGCGACGCTGGAGGTGCGCGGCTACGGCAGCGCGCGGCGCGGTGGGTCGGGCGGGCCGCCGTGGTCGCGCCACGACCGGGCGTTCCTGACGTCGGCGGTGGTGTTGGTGGCCCTGACGGTCGCCGCACGCGTGTGGGGCTGGGCCGAGTACGGCACCTACCCGGAGCTGCACGCGCCCGGCGGCGCGGGGGAGGCGTGGGCGTTGTTGGTGGCCTACGCCGTGGTCGCGCTGCTGCCGTTCGCCGACCGGCGGGGGATCGGCGGATGA
- a CDS encoding Re/Si-specific NAD(P)(+) transhydrogenase subunit alpha — protein sequence MRIGVPKETAADERRVALVPEVVKKLVAKGHEVVVEGGAGEAALVPDGLFADAGATIGDPWGAEVVVKVAPPTAEELSHLSGGKTLIGFLNPRGNPDGLQAVAGTGATAFAMEAIPRISRAQSMDALSSQSNVAGYKSALLGAEHATRFYPMLMTAAGTIPPAKVLVLGIGVAGLQALATARRLGAQTTGYDVRPETAEQVESLGAKWLDLGIEAAGEGGYARELTEEERAQQQQNLEEAIKGFDVVITTALVPGRPAPRLVTAAAVEGMKPGSVIVDLAGETGGNCELTEPGQVVVKHNVTIVSPLNLAATMPEHASALYARNLQALIDLIADDESAAYAPDFEDEIIAGACVVKDGEVL from the coding sequence ATGCGCATCGGCGTCCCGAAGGAAACGGCGGCGGATGAGCGGCGGGTCGCGCTCGTCCCCGAAGTCGTCAAGAAGCTCGTCGCGAAGGGTCATGAGGTCGTCGTCGAGGGCGGCGCGGGTGAGGCCGCGCTGGTCCCGGACGGCCTGTTCGCAGACGCTGGGGCCACGATCGGCGACCCGTGGGGTGCCGAGGTGGTCGTCAAGGTGGCTCCGCCCACCGCTGAGGAGCTGTCTCACCTCAGCGGCGGGAAGACCCTGATCGGGTTCCTCAACCCGCGCGGCAACCCGGACGGGCTGCAGGCGGTCGCCGGCACCGGCGCGACCGCGTTCGCGATGGAGGCGATCCCGCGGATCTCGCGTGCCCAGTCGATGGACGCGCTGAGCTCGCAGTCCAACGTCGCGGGCTACAAGTCCGCGCTCCTGGGCGCCGAGCACGCGACGCGGTTCTACCCCATGTTGATGACCGCCGCGGGCACGATCCCGCCGGCCAAGGTGCTCGTGCTGGGCATCGGCGTCGCGGGCCTGCAGGCGCTGGCCACCGCGCGCCGCCTCGGCGCGCAGACCACCGGCTACGACGTGCGCCCGGAGACGGCCGAGCAGGTCGAGTCGCTGGGCGCCAAGTGGCTGGACCTCGGCATCGAGGCCGCCGGCGAGGGCGGCTACGCGCGTGAGCTCACCGAAGAGGAGCGCGCGCAGCAGCAGCAGAACCTGGAGGAGGCGATCAAGGGCTTCGACGTGGTCATCACGACCGCGCTCGTGCCGGGTCGCCCCGCACCGCGCCTGGTCACCGCCGCGGCGGTCGAGGGCATGAAGCCGGGCAGCGTCATCGTCGACCTCGCGGGTGAGACCGGCGGGAACTGCGAGCTGACCGAGCCCGGCCAGGTCGTCGTCAAGCACAACGTCACGATCGTGTCGCCGCTGAACCTCGCGGCGACGATGCCCGAGCACGCCAGCGCGCTCTACGCGCGCAACCTGCAGGCCCTGATCGATCTCATCGCCGACGACGAGTCCGCCGCCTACGCGCCGGACTTCGAGGACGAGATCATCGCCGGCGCCTGCGTCGTCAAGGACGGGGAGGTCCTCTAG
- a CDS encoding NAD(P)(+) transhydrogenase (Re/Si-specific) subunit beta: MLASTFLTSADFRYVLYIVSFSLFIYGLSGLTGPKTAVQGNRIAAVGMAIAIIATLLVPDVNNIVLIILGVAIGTAVGVPAARQVKMTQMPQMVALFNGVGGGAVALIAWVEFRESGGFADVPTYVAIFSCFAAIVGSVSFWGSNIAFAKLQELIDGKPVKPFGSAQVLVNGALLAVAVACGIAIVAGSHSEGLIIVLLVAAAIVGNFLVLPIGGADMPVVISTLNAFTGLSAAATGIALNNTSLIVAGMIVGASGTLLTQQMAVAMNRTITSVLLGGFGGETTAAAGVAGASGTVRSTSASDVAIQMAYARQVVVVPGYGMAVSQAQHAVREMAKLLEAKGVEVKYAIHPVAGRMPGHMNVLLAEADVPYEQLKEMDDINGEFNRTDVSLVIGANDVTNPDARNKPDSPIYGMPILNVDESASVVVLKRSMSSGYAGIDNPLFVNPKTSMLFGDAKGSVADITEELKAL; encoded by the coding sequence ATGCTCGCATCGACCTTCCTCACGTCGGCGGACTTCCGCTACGTCCTCTACATCGTCTCGTTCTCCCTGTTCATCTACGGGTTGAGCGGTCTCACCGGTCCGAAGACCGCGGTCCAGGGCAACCGGATCGCGGCGGTCGGCATGGCGATCGCGATCATCGCGACGCTGCTGGTCCCGGACGTCAACAACATCGTGTTGATCATCCTGGGCGTCGCGATCGGCACCGCGGTGGGTGTCCCGGCGGCGCGTCAGGTCAAGATGACCCAGATGCCGCAGATGGTCGCGCTGTTCAACGGCGTGGGCGGCGGCGCGGTCGCGCTGATCGCGTGGGTCGAGTTCCGTGAGTCCGGCGGGTTCGCCGACGTGCCGACCTACGTGGCGATCTTCTCGTGCTTCGCGGCGATCGTCGGGTCCGTGTCGTTCTGGGGCTCGAACATCGCGTTCGCCAAGCTCCAGGAGCTGATCGACGGCAAGCCGGTCAAGCCGTTCGGCTCCGCGCAGGTGCTGGTCAACGGCGCGCTGCTGGCGGTCGCGGTGGCGTGTGGGATCGCGATCGTCGCGGGCTCGCACTCCGAGGGCCTGATCATCGTGCTGCTGGTCGCCGCGGCGATCGTCGGCAACTTCCTCGTGCTGCCGATCGGCGGCGCGGACATGCCGGTCGTGATCTCGACGCTGAACGCGTTCACGGGCCTGAGCGCGGCGGCGACGGGCATCGCGCTCAACAACACGTCGTTGATCGTCGCGGGCATGATCGTCGGCGCGTCCGGCACGCTGCTCACGCAGCAGATGGCCGTGGCGATGAACCGGACGATCACGTCGGTGCTGCTCGGCGGCTTCGGCGGCGAGACGACCGCGGCGGCCGGCGTGGCCGGCGCGTCGGGGACGGTGCGCTCGACGAGCGCGTCGGACGTGGCGATCCAGATGGCCTACGCGCGCCAGGTCGTCGTCGTCCCGGGCTACGGCATGGCGGTCTCGCAGGCTCAGCACGCGGTCCGCGAGATGGCGAAGCTGCTGGAGGCCAAGGGCGTCGAGGTCAAGTACGCGATCCACCCGGTCGCGGGCCGCATGCCGGGGCACATGAACGTGCTGCTCGCCGAGGCCGACGTGCCCTACGAGCAGCTCAAGGAGATGGACGACATCAACGGTGAGTTCAACCGCACCGACGTGTCGCTCGTCATCGGCGCCAACGACGTCACCAACCCGGACGCGCGCAACAAGCCCGACTCGCCGATCTACGGCATGCCGATCCTCAACGTGGACGAGTCCGCGTCGGTCGTCGTGCTCAAGCGATCGATGTCGTCCGGGTATGCGGGCATCGACAACCCGCTGTTCGTGAACCCCAAGACGTCGATGCTGTTCGGCGACGCCAAGGGCTCGGTGGCGGACATCACCGAGGAGCTGAAGGCGCTCTAG
- a CDS encoding ABC transporter ATP-binding protein, with amino-acid sequence MSATPILELEGVTYTYAGATVPSLRDVTLSVGEGEMVVLAGRSAGGKSTLLRAASGLVPHFHGGTFGGVVRVGGLDTREHGPADLARVAGSLFQDPEAQVVLTTVRAELAFPLENRGHGPAAVARGVEEAALALGIAHLLDRATTELSGGELQRVALGAALAGRPKLVLLDEPTSQLDPVAGDELIWLLRRLNEEWGTTIVLAEHRLERCLPAADRVIVLADGAVACDAPPRAFLRWAAGAAPELQTPAARMFSLAGIDPPPSGVKEARAALRERGLMFDDNNAVDAEEAAPRRAGRRERRAAALAFDGVWHERRGGAVVLRAVDLAIAPGERVALMGRNGAGKSTLLRHAAGLMEPTRGRVHRGGRVALLLQDPNDYFLHERVGDEASVEALRAVGLHHVVDRHPRDLSGGQRQRLALAIVLDAPDPAAAICLDEPTRGMDRTAKAALAERLDAFAAGGAAVIVATHDPEFAAEVADRVVLLADGRPIADGPATSVLAGGWYFATETARVTDGRALLPAGGAELLRAGETEAVGAMTAVMPAASPRADGAGSA; translated from the coding sequence ATGAGCGCGACCCCGATCCTCGAGCTGGAGGGCGTCACCTACACCTACGCGGGCGCGACGGTGCCGTCGCTGCGCGACGTGACGCTGAGCGTCGGCGAGGGCGAGATGGTGGTGTTGGCCGGGCGCAGCGCCGGGGGCAAGTCCACCTTGTTGCGCGCGGCGTCCGGGCTGGTGCCGCACTTCCACGGCGGGACGTTCGGCGGCGTCGTGCGCGTCGGCGGGCTCGACACGCGCGAGCACGGGCCGGCGGACCTCGCGCGGGTCGCGGGGTCGCTCTTCCAGGACCCGGAGGCGCAGGTGGTCCTGACGACCGTCCGCGCTGAGCTGGCCTTCCCGCTGGAGAACCGCGGCCACGGGCCGGCGGCGGTCGCCCGCGGCGTCGAGGAGGCCGCGCTGGCGCTCGGCATCGCGCACCTGCTCGACCGCGCGACGACCGAGCTGTCCGGCGGCGAGCTGCAACGTGTCGCGCTCGGTGCCGCGCTGGCCGGGCGACCCAAGTTGGTGTTGTTGGACGAGCCGACGTCGCAGCTGGACCCGGTCGCGGGCGACGAGCTGATCTGGCTGCTGCGGCGGCTGAACGAGGAGTGGGGGACGACGATCGTCCTCGCCGAGCACCGCCTGGAGCGCTGCCTGCCCGCGGCCGACCGCGTCATCGTGCTCGCCGACGGCGCCGTCGCCTGCGACGCGCCGCCGCGCGCGTTCCTGCGCTGGGCCGCCGGCGCCGCACCCGAGCTGCAGACGCCGGCCGCCCGCATGTTCTCGCTCGCCGGCATCGACCCGCCGCCGTCCGGCGTCAAGGAGGCACGCGCCGCGCTGCGCGAGCGCGGGCTGATGTTCGACGACAACAACGCGGTCGACGCCGAGGAGGCCGCGCCGCGCCGCGCCGGGCGCCGGGAGCGCCGCGCCGCCGCGCTCGCGTTCGACGGCGTCTGGCACGAGCGGCGAGGCGGGGCGGTCGTGCTCCGGGCCGTCGACCTGGCGATCGCGCCCGGTGAGCGCGTGGCGCTGATGGGGCGCAACGGCGCGGGCAAGTCCACGTTGTTGCGGCATGCGGCCGGGCTGATGGAGCCGACGAGGGGCAGGGTCCACCGCGGCGGGCGCGTCGCGCTACTGCTCCAGGATCCCAACGACTACTTCCTGCACGAGCGCGTCGGCGACGAGGCGTCGGTCGAGGCGTTGCGCGCGGTCGGACTTCATCATGTGGTCGATCGCCACCCGCGCGACCTCTCCGGCGGCCAGCGGCAGCGGCTCGCGCTGGCGATCGTCCTCGACGCGCCCGACCCGGCCGCCGCGATCTGCCTCGACGAGCCGACGCGCGGGATGGACCGGACCGCCAAGGCCGCGCTGGCCGAGCGCCTCGACGCGTTCGCCGCCGGCGGCGCCGCGGTGATCGTCGCCACGCACGACCCGGAGTTCGCCGCCGAGGTCGCCGACCGCGTCGTCCTGCTCGCCGACGGGCGCCCGATCGCCGACGGCCCGGCGACCTCGGTCCTGGCCGGCGGCTGGTACTTCGCCACCGAGACCGCCCGCGTGACCGACGGCCGCGCGCTGCTGCCCGCCGGCGGCGCCGAGCTGCTGCGCGCGGGGGAGACCGAAGCGGTGGGCGCAATGACGGCCGTCATGCCGGCGGCGTCGCCACGCGCGGACGGGGCGGGCTCGGCATGA
- a CDS encoding NAD(P) transhydrogenase subunit alpha — protein sequence MLLTNLAILVLAGFVGYAVISKVPNTLHTPLMSGTNAIHGIVVLGGIVLLVNGLADGFLNKLLLVIAVAFGTINVVGGFLVTDRMLEMFKAKPKEQVEAGGEDA from the coding sequence ATGCTGCTCACCAACCTGGCGATCCTCGTCCTGGCCGGCTTCGTCGGCTACGCGGTGATCTCGAAGGTCCCGAACACGCTGCACACGCCGCTGATGTCCGGCACGAACGCCATCCACGGCATCGTCGTGCTCGGCGGCATCGTCCTGCTGGTCAACGGCCTGGCGGACGGGTTCCTGAACAAGCTGCTGCTGGTCATCGCGGTCGCCTTCGGCACGATCAACGTCGTCGGCGGCTTCCTGGTCACCGACCGGATGCTCGAGATGTTCAAGGCGAAGCCGAAGGAGCAGGTCGAGGCCGGAGGTGAGGACGCCTGA
- a CDS encoding cob(I)yrinic acid a,c-diamide adenosyltransferase, giving the protein MTVNLTRIYTKLGDGGETHLGDMSRVPKTHERIEAYGDVDELNAQVGVALTLGDLPEQQAVWLRRIQNDLFDLGADLAVPHGGDRARLRVDAGYTEWLEGACDEVNATLKPLKSFVLPGGTPAAAQLHVCRTVCRRAERRAIVVKDGNPEVVRYLNRLSDLLFILSRAANGADEPLWQPGATQQSSES; this is encoded by the coding sequence ATGACCGTCAACCTCACCCGGATCTACACGAAGCTCGGCGACGGCGGCGAGACGCACCTCGGCGACATGAGCCGCGTCCCGAAGACGCACGAGCGGATCGAGGCCTACGGGGACGTCGACGAGCTCAACGCGCAGGTCGGCGTCGCGCTGACGCTCGGCGACCTGCCCGAGCAGCAGGCGGTCTGGCTGCGCCGGATCCAGAACGACCTCTTCGACCTCGGCGCCGACCTGGCGGTCCCGCACGGCGGCGATCGCGCGCGGCTGCGCGTCGACGCGGGCTACACGGAGTGGCTGGAGGGCGCGTGCGACGAGGTCAACGCGACGCTCAAGCCGCTGAAGTCGTTCGTCTTGCCCGGCGGGACCCCGGCCGCCGCGCAGCTGCACGTCTGCCGGACGGTCTGCCGGCGCGCGGAGCGGCGGGCGATCGTCGTCAAGGACGGGAACCCGGAGGTCGTGCGCTACCTCAACCGGCTCTCGGACCTGCTGTTCATCCTGAGCCGCGCGGCCAACGGCGCCGACGAGCCGCTCTGGCAGCCGGGCGCGACGCAGCAGTCGAGCGAGAGCTAG
- a CDS encoding DUF1800 domain-containing protein translates to MVAALKKKKPKARAHRKAAVRVKKTCRVVTRKVHGRKKRVKVCTPVRARKKPAARRPAAARRPAAVSGIGARAPAAAVVAPASAPPVSQAPVPVFATPATEQQMERLLWRAGFGPTPGQAAQLTTRSLADVVLSLTRPSGAANLTGPAPRDENGDALAPYDAWGHDHLSWMDRMIRSDQPLVERMALVWHDWFATSLEGGPSQRQMLDQIDLFRAKGLGSFDDLLTSVTVDPAMLLWLNGTSNNKWSPNENYAREVMELFTLGADRGAYSETDVREMARALTGFRNDWSAELGNYNFRYDASYHDTGSKTIFGQTGAFTWTDAVRLVVTHPQHASFFCTKLWSYFVPVAPDDATLASLQGVYLGSGRQIRPVVEAILQHPAFLSGPEMVIPPVVFNAGLLRALGRGIDTTAWSWLAEFTGQRLLMPPNVAGWDDTRWLDTSTMRGRWMTANYALMQSTVNPWPAGGSTYDPAEDAATAVTRAMAALGNPSVSAETQRVVADFAVAAVSPTARSWERSPHRALRQNALRMLITTSPDYQVS, encoded by the coding sequence ATGGTCGCCGCCCTCAAGAAGAAGAAGCCGAAGGCCAGGGCGCACAGGAAGGCGGCCGTCAGGGTCAAGAAGACGTGCAGGGTCGTGACCAGGAAGGTCCACGGCAGGAAGAAGCGCGTCAAGGTCTGCACGCCGGTCAGGGCCAGGAAGAAGCCGGCCGCCAGGAGGCCCGCTGCGGCGAGGAGGCCCGCCGCCGTTTCCGGGATCGGCGCCAGGGCGCCCGCCGCCGCGGTCGTCGCGCCCGCGAGCGCGCCGCCGGTCTCGCAGGCGCCGGTGCCGGTCTTCGCGACGCCCGCGACCGAGCAGCAGATGGAGCGGCTGCTGTGGCGCGCCGGGTTCGGCCCCACGCCGGGGCAGGCCGCGCAGCTCACGACGCGGTCGCTGGCCGACGTCGTGCTGTCGCTCACGCGCCCGTCCGGCGCCGCGAACCTCACCGGCCCCGCGCCACGCGACGAGAACGGCGACGCGCTCGCGCCCTACGACGCCTGGGGCCACGACCACCTGTCCTGGATGGACCGCATGATCCGCAGCGACCAGCCGCTGGTCGAGCGGATGGCGCTGGTCTGGCACGACTGGTTCGCGACGTCGCTGGAGGGCGGGCCATCGCAGCGCCAGATGCTCGACCAGATCGACCTGTTCCGGGCCAAGGGCCTCGGCTCGTTCGACGACCTGCTGACGTCGGTGACCGTCGACCCGGCGATGTTGTTGTGGTTGAACGGGACGTCCAACAACAAGTGGTCGCCGAACGAGAACTACGCGCGCGAGGTCATGGAGCTGTTCACGCTCGGCGCTGACCGCGGGGCCTACAGCGAGACCGACGTGCGCGAGATGGCGCGGGCGCTGACCGGGTTCCGGAACGACTGGAGCGCCGAGCTCGGCAACTACAACTTCCGCTACGACGCCTCGTACCACGACACGGGGTCCAAGACGATCTTCGGCCAGACCGGCGCGTTCACGTGGACCGACGCGGTCCGGCTGGTCGTCACGCACCCGCAGCACGCGTCGTTCTTCTGCACCAAGTTGTGGTCCTACTTCGTGCCGGTCGCGCCCGACGACGCGACGCTCGCGTCGCTGCAGGGCGTCTACCTCGGCTCGGGCCGGCAGATCCGGCCGGTCGTCGAGGCGATCCTGCAGCACCCGGCGTTCCTGTCGGGGCCGGAGATGGTGATCCCGCCGGTCGTCTTCAACGCGGGGCTGCTGCGCGCGCTCGGGCGCGGGATCGACACGACCGCGTGGTCGTGGCTGGCGGAGTTCACCGGCCAGCGGCTGCTGATGCCGCCGAACGTGGCGGGCTGGGACGACACGCGCTGGCTCGACACGTCCACGATGCGCGGGCGCTGGATGACGGCCAACTACGCGCTGATGCAGTCCACCGTGAACCCGTGGCCGGCGGGCGGCTCGACATACGACCCGGCCGAGGACGCCGCGACCGCGGTCACGCGCGCGATGGCCGCGTTGGGCAACCCGTCGGTCAGCGCGGAGACGCAGAGGGTGGTCGCGGACTTCGCGGTCGCCGCCGTCTCGCCGACCGCCAGGTCGTGGGAGCGGTCGCCGCATCGCGCGCTGCGCCAGAACGCGCTGCGGATGCTCATCACGACGTCTCCGGACTACCAGGTCAGTTAG
- a CDS encoding DUF4430 domain-containing protein, with protein sequence MRSAPVRGVVGVVACVAAAAALGGCGLGSGPAATNTQLLVSKDFGSQPILDSDNPRVGGSDTVMRLLQRNAPKVTTKYGGDFVQSIGGVSGGQSGGKPADWFFYVNGVEASKGATSVRVHEGDSVWWDWHNWSATQDIPAVVGSYPEPFLNGVDGHRLPTRVECVDPKSKACDDVADKLVALGLPAARGGVGNSFTEDTLRIVVGPWEALQGDPTLKLIDRGPAKSGVYAKPSTDGRSIELLDPNGRVTRTMGAGTGLIAATIARDIKGEQGKSEADPVWAVTGTDDAGVQAAADALDEGALAGRFAAIISDGKPIGLPDLGG encoded by the coding sequence TTGCGTAGCGCGCCGGTCCGGGGCGTTGTTGGTGTGGTCGCCTGCGTCGCCGCTGCGGCGGCGCTGGGCGGCTGCGGCCTGGGCTCCGGGCCGGCGGCGACCAACACCCAGCTGTTGGTCAGCAAGGACTTCGGGTCGCAGCCGATCCTCGACAGCGACAACCCGAGGGTCGGCGGCTCCGACACCGTGATGCGGCTGCTGCAGCGCAACGCGCCGAAGGTCACGACGAAGTACGGCGGCGACTTCGTGCAGTCGATCGGCGGCGTCAGCGGCGGCCAGTCCGGCGGCAAGCCGGCCGACTGGTTCTTCTACGTCAACGGGGTCGAGGCGTCCAAGGGCGCGACGTCCGTGCGCGTCCACGAGGGCGACAGCGTCTGGTGGGACTGGCACAACTGGAGCGCGACGCAGGACATCCCGGCGGTCGTCGGCTCCTACCCGGAGCCGTTCCTGAACGGCGTTGACGGCCACCGGCTGCCGACGCGCGTCGAGTGCGTCGACCCCAAGTCCAAAGCCTGCGACGACGTCGCCGACAAGTTGGTGGCCTTGGGCCTGCCGGCGGCGCGCGGCGGCGTCGGCAACTCGTTCACCGAGGACACGCTGCGGATCGTCGTCGGCCCGTGGGAGGCGCTGCAGGGCGACCCGACGCTGAAGCTGATCGACCGGGGCCCGGCGAAGTCGGGCGTCTACGCCAAGCCGTCGACCGACGGCAGGTCGATCGAGCTGCTCGATCCCAACGGCAGGGTGACCCGGACGATGGGCGCCGGGACCGGCCTGATCGCCGCGACGATCGCGCGCGACATCAAGGGCGAGCAGGGCAAGTCCGAGGCCGACCCGGTCTGGGCCGTCACCGGCACCGACGACGCCGGCGTCCAGGCCGCCGCCGACGCGCTCGACGAGGGCGCGCTGGCCGGTCGCTTCGCCGCGATCATCTCGGACGGCAAGCCCATCGGCCTCCCGGACCTCGGCGGCTGA
- a CDS encoding LamG domain-containing protein, giving the protein MLAAGIAAPASANAGVLDSVAGWWPMYEGSGQVVHDLSGHGNNGMLGTTPGVDANDPAWIRGFLFSSGLRFDGNDVVRIPDGSSLNTTTVTASAWVRASQSPGQFKYVLGKGATSQCRSSDYGLYTAAGGGLKFYSLDAATRDTFHMSGEAVPAQVWDGRWHFVAGTFDGTTAKLFVDGRLVAGGGDVPVGIAQTPTITGDTGLGDYLGDCDLFYTGDIDEVAVFNQALPIDRYWSALTLLFSKPLR; this is encoded by the coding sequence GTGCTCGCCGCAGGGATCGCGGCGCCGGCTTCGGCCAACGCAGGTGTGCTCGACTCGGTCGCCGGCTGGTGGCCGATGTACGAGGGTTCCGGCCAGGTCGTGCACGACCTCTCCGGCCACGGCAACAACGGCATGCTCGGCACCACGCCGGGCGTCGATGCCAACGATCCGGCCTGGATCAGGGGCTTCCTGTTCAGCTCCGGGCTGCGCTTCGACGGCAACGACGTCGTCCGGATCCCGGACGGCTCGTCGCTCAACACGACGACGGTCACCGCCTCGGCGTGGGTGCGCGCGTCGCAGTCCCCGGGCCAGTTCAAGTACGTGCTCGGCAAGGGCGCGACGAGCCAGTGCCGCTCGTCGGACTACGGCCTCTACACGGCCGCCGGCGGCGGCCTCAAGTTCTACAGCTTGGACGCGGCCACGAGGGACACGTTCCACATGTCCGGCGAGGCCGTTCCCGCGCAGGTCTGGGACGGCAGGTGGCACTTCGTCGCCGGCACGTTCGACGGCACGACCGCCAAGCTGTTCGTCGACGGCAGGCTGGTCGCCGGCGGCGGGGACGTCCCGGTCGGCATCGCCCAGACGCCGACGATCACCGGTGACACCGGCCTCGGCGACTACCTCGGCGACTGCGACCTGTTCTACACCGGCGACATCGACGAGGTCGCCGTGTTCAACCAGGCGCTCCCGATCGACAGGTACTGGTCGGCGCTGACGCTGCTGTTCAGCAAGCCGCTGCGCTAG